The stretch of DNA GTTCTCTTAAATATTGTTGTAATTGTTCGAGATGACTCTCAACTTCAGTTTCAGGTTTGTAGGTGGTAAAATGATAAAATTCGTTGTCGGTTGGTAATTTCAGGATAATTTCTAAACGGTTAGGTAAAATAATCGGATAAATGACGGCTGCGGTCGGATCGATTTTATCAACAATTTCGTCAATTTGTTGGGGTCTAGCTTCTAAACAAGCTTCTCGGAAAAAGTTCTCTAATTCGCTTAATTGAAGAGCTTCAATGACATCACGAGCTTGTTTTAAATTGTTTTGACTCACGGGGATATTATTTTCAGTTTGTAAGAGTAAATCAACGAATTGACGATAAACGGGTTCAACATTATCTCTAAAGGAAAATTGAATATCTGGATTTAATGTAACTAAATCACTGCGTAAGGATTTGAGAATATTTATAGCTTCATTATAACAGATTATTGCGCCTTTGATATCCCCTTGAATTTTCAGTAAATAGCCTAATTGCCAATACCACAAATAAGCAATATCTTCAGCTTTAATTTGTTGAGCTAATAGGAGTGCATTTTGGGTTAATTTTTGGGCTTGCTCAATATCATTATTTTTAAGATATATTCCGGCTAATGAACCCGTTGCATAAGTTTCTAATCGTTGATTTCCGATATTCTTAGCTTGTTGAATAGCTTCAGTAAGAGTTTGGGCAATTTCTAGCCAAGAGGGTATATCTGTAGCCGTAAATTGTTTGAAGCAAGCAAGATTATGAGCTAAATTAATTTGGGCATAAATAGAATCTTGAGCGGGAGATATCTTGGTTAAATTTAACTGAATTTCTAAATATAAGTTTTTTACATCTGCCCATTGTTGCAATTTTAATAAACTATTTAATTGATTGATTTTTGCTTGGGTTTGTGTTACAATATTAGGAGAGATTAGAGCAGATTTTTCGTAAAATTGAATCGCCTGATTATAGTGATTTAAAGTATCCTTATTAAGGGAATATGGAGGACAAGATAAAGGTGTAATTGTTTCTATGGTCGTAGTATATTCAGGGATTTGCGCTCTGTTACCCAATGCTTTTTGAGTATTTCCTAAACTCAGTAACGTTGCACTAACTTCGGTGGGGGATTGTAAATTTTCAGCAATTTCTTGACTTTTCTGTAAAACGATTAAAGCAGTTTCTAAATCACCGACTAATTGTAAAACATTCCCAAGACTCCGCAGAGCGATCGCTTTCATAAGAGAATCAGGTTGGGTTTGTAAGTTATCTTCAACTTGTTCTAATGTGGCTTTGGCTTGACGATACATTCCCAAGGTTTGCTGTGCTTGAGCCATATTAATCTGGATACGAATTTTAGCAATAGAATCATTAATACCCTCGTAAATATTAGCGGCTTGTTTCCAACTTCTTAACGCTTGTTCCGATGAACCCATTTCTAACTCTAATTGACCTCGAATCTCTAAACTTTGCGCTAGAATTTTGGGAGAGTGAGGAAATTCTGGATGAGTTAATAAATTGAGACTTTCAGTAATATAAGAATAAGCAGTTTGTAATTGTCCGAGTTTCTCGAATACTAAGGAAAGATTGCTTAAAGCGATCGCTTGTCCCTGTTTATTTCCTTGAATTTTAAAATCATGAATTGCTTGTTTTAAAATTGTTACGGCTTCAGAAAAATCTCCGGCTTGATAACGTTCTCGACTATGTTCAACTAATACTTGAGGATCAGATAGTTTAGAAGTAGACTGAGGGAAAGCTGGAAATAACATCAAACCCCAGGCGATAAAAAATCCCGTCAAGAAAGCAAGTATAATTTTTTGAACTCGAATTTTCATTGTTTTCGTGCTCACCTAGGGTGTTATTTTTTTAAGCAAGACTCAGGAATTGGGGAAAAATTATTCATTGTAGCGGTAGGTTTAGAAGCCACTAATACGACTTGATTCTTATCATTAATCATCCAACCTGTAGCTTCCACAAGGGGATGATGCTCAAGGGGTTGTGAAGTCAGATTTTGTCGATTTTCGGGTTGATCTAAGGGATTGTCTGTTACCCAATCAACGGATATAATATTATTAGTATGGAGGGGTTCTGTCGGTAAAGTTGGTAAACCGCCACGTCCAGTAACAGTAAAAGAATTGCCTCTAGTCGCCGGACAACCTCTCGCAATTAATTGCGTCGGATCAAGAACATCAACGGGTAATTCAACTAATCCCGAACTGGGGTCAAAATCTGGCGTGTTAACGGTTACAATTCCTTCTAATTGAGGGCCTCCTTGTTGGGAAATAGCCGTGATGTCACTTGTTGGTAATTGTCGAGGGTCGAGAGCATCGGCTTCTTCAGTTTTTAATGATGTTTGTAATTGTGCTCTGGTGCGAGGAGTTGCGCCAAAAATACCTTGTGCGTTAATCGCAATTTGACCCCCTCTACTTTGTTCAGCATTCGCAGTAATATCGCTATTTTCTAAACCCACTAAAAAGCCGTTATTTAGGTTTAAATTAATATTACCACCCGTCGCATTACTTCCTAACGCATTGGTGGTGAGGGTACTGTTATTTTCTAGAAATAATAATTGTCCTTGAAGGTTGATATCGCCGCCACTGTCACCCCCGGTTGCATTAGTCGTAATACGGCTATTATTAAGGGTGAGAATAGGCGATCGCAATTCAATACTTCCCCCACCCGCTTGAGTATCGGCGCTAATACTTCCCAAGTTCTCTAAATTAATCGAATCAGCCGTAATCTTCAGTGTTCCAGCAGGTTGCAAATTCTCACTACTAACTGTTATCGTGGCACCATCTTGAACCGTTAAACGACCTGTTTCAACCGTAATATTACCAGCACCTCCTTTTGCATCTTCTCTGACCACACCCGCTAATAAACCACTCGAAACCCGGGTATTGAATCTGGTTCCTCGTAATTCCACCGATTCCGACGCTCTAACCGTCAAACTTCCCGAATTCCCGCCACCAAAGGTATTGACCGACACGATGGCTCCATCTTGAACCATTAAGCGCCTCGTTTCAATCGTTAAATTCCCCCCATTTCCCGTAGCATCGGGTGAGATCACATTGGTCACTATCCCACTCACCGACAGACTTTCCGGTGCAAAACCACTCACTTCTACCGACTCAGACGCTTTGATTAACAAGTTTCCAGAATTCCCGTCACTAANAAAACCGCCCCTCAGATGATGAGATCGCCTTTTTACTATTAATATGAAATCATATTTTCTGTTTAAATGTTGTCTAAAACTTGCCCCAGATCAAAGGTTTAGCGATCGCAAATTTTGAGAATGAAACAGCCCTGCGGAAAAGGGANAATCACCCCCATTTCCCCGAATTCCAGGCTGGACATTGGTAAAAAGACCTGTGGGAAATCTAGGATTCGGTTGAGTTCCACTGATATCTATTAACTCACCCGCCTTAACCGTTAACGTTCCCCCTTGACCCTCCCCTCTTGTACCCGCACCAATTTGCGCTCCTTCTTGAAGAATTAACTGTCCCGTTTCGATCTTAATATTTCCGCCAATTCCTGTTCCTGTCGAACTAACAACCGTTAATAACCCACTCGGAATGAGATTGTCAATGGGCGTAATTCCAATGGCTTCTACTAGCTCAGATGTTTTTACAGTAATGCTTCCAGCCGAATCATCGCCTGTCTTCAGTGCTAAAAAAGTTGACCCATCCCTGAGTGTCAACCTTCTTCCCTGCGCCTGAATATTGCCACTCGCAGCACCACTCACATCCACAGAAGCCGCTTGTCGGAGAGTAATGTCCTGAAAATTTTGTACCATTTCATAACCTAACACCCAACCGGGGTGAGTTAAGGTGACATAACTGTTAGAACCCACACTCCCTATTTCAATTCGTCCCCCTTCAGCCGTGAGATTTCCTCCCTGTAAAATCACCTCACCGCCAACCAGTGCCAAAGTTTGACCATCTTTCACTTGCAGCCCATCAGGTCTATTTTCTCGGATAATGTCTCCAGGTGGTTGCTGCTGTTGACTGAGATTATGACCTGACCCTTGCACCATAATTCTTCCTGGGTTTGTGCCGTATTGTAAGCCAAGCGGAACATTGATACTCAGTAAAGGGGTAATTTGAGGATTTGTAGCGCTAAATTCTAAGCCATCCGCAAACCAAATACTATTAGCGGTACTCCCGAAAAATGAACCTCCAATATTTAACTGAGCATTCGGCCCAAATATCACGCCATTGGGATTAATTAAAAATAAGTTAGCGATACCGTTAGCTTGAATTAACCCATCAATATTCGAGATTGAATGACCTGTTACCCGACTAAAAATATTTTGAATCTCAGTGGCATTATTGAAAAATCCGATCCCATTTGTCGGAATAGAAAACGACTCAAAACTATGAAATAAATTTGTTCCCGCGACAGTTCCTCCCTCAATAAGATGAATATTACCCTGTTGTACCACCCTGGAATTTATGGGTAAAGTAGCATCTGGGATAATTTGGGCTGTTGTTGGGTAGGAATACAACAGGTAAAAAAGGATACTGCTCTTGAAAAACGAAAGGCGAACGAGAGGCAATTTCATGAAATAGCTTGGGTAGAATCAGCTTTTAGGGTTATATTAGCTAAAAAAGTGAATTTTATGAACAAACGAGAGGATATTGTCCAAAAATTCTCGACTTTTCTCAGCTTTGGCGACCGTAAAGCGATTTGGCAAGCCGATCTCCAATTAGAACGTCGGATAAAATACCTAGTGGCGTCAGATCCAGAGGCTAAAGCCGAATTTTGGGCGAGATATTTTCTAAAAATTCTTAAAGATATATCCCAAGAGGGATGTGAAGAATTTACTGATTTTGATAATACCAAACTCTCTACTCATGCTAATTCCATTACCGCCACCCGTTCTCAAACTTTAGAAATCCCAAGTTTAATCACAGCTAGACATTTATCAGCTTATTTACAAGAAGCTTGTCTTTGGGCGGCTCAAAAAAGTTATCTTAAATATAAGTTGATTCGCTATAAATATCCCCTGGAAGAATATTTTCAGATGGCTTCTTCTTTCACCCATCTTCCAGCCAAACTTCTCAAAAGTTTTAATCTTGACCACCCTCGCAGTAATATTGAGGGTTATGCTAAAACCGTATTATTTCGGTTGATTAGAGATCAACTTTATCAACAAGATTTAGAAGTAAAAAGAGACAAATTTAGCGATTATGGATTATTAAGGGTTTTAAATGCTAAAGAATTGAAAGAATCGTTATTATCTCATGGAATTCATCAGTCAAAACTTGATTTATATCGGATTATTTGGCAATATTTTAATGAGATTTACCCGCCTCAAAAACAGGGTTATAACTGTAATTTAGAGTTGGATAATCAAGAAATTATAAAACAAATTACTGAGTCTTACAATCAGCGAATAAATCAGCTAAATTTATCAGAGGAAGTTGCTCAGGAAGATACCATTCAAGAAATGCTTAAAATTTGTATCAAAGCAGCTAGAAATTATCGTACAAAGCAGTTTATTCCCCTTGAGGAGTATGATAATATCTCTGATCTTAATCCAACTCCTTTGGATATTGCTATTCAGCAAGAGGAAAGACAGCAGATCCAGTTGATCATTTCTAAATTGTTTGCAACTCTTCCAAAAGTTGGACAAATTATGTTGATTCTTTGGCAAGGTTTAGAGTTAACTCAAAGTGAAATTGCTACAGTTGTTAAAAGTCAGTATCCAGAATTACAAAAACAGTATCAAGTTGCTCGACAGTTAGCACGATATACTAAGACTATTTTAAAACAGTTTGTCATTGAATGGAATCAAGTTAATCCTAGCCAAGCAATTCAGGATGAACAAAGTTTAGAAGTCATCAAAGAAGCTTTAGATGACTGTTTACAGTTGTATTGTCAACAGTTAGTGACTTCAATTTTACAAAATGTTATTGATGAAATGAGTGAGGGTGATCAATTGTTAGTTTTTGCTGTTAAACCCAATAATATTAATGATCAAATTTGTAGACAGAAGCAGGCTCTAATTAATCCTTTTATTAACCAATTAGAAATTGAGTTAAGTTTGAGCAAAAATGCAATCTTACCAGTGAGAAATAAAATATCTAATTGGGTAGAGGAATGGCTAATTTATACAAAATAAGAAGATCCAGAGCGAATCTAAATCTGTTGCCTACATCTCCGCTCTCTTCAAAAAGTTAGGGGAGCTAAACTTAATTATGCCGTCTTTCTAGAAAAAGGTTAATATTGAATATCAGTAAAAAAATCTGGTTTTTCCGCCTAGTCTTGGGTTTAGATCATCAAGGTTGACGCAGAAACTGGGTTTTTAGCCAAAAAGTGCGATCAGTCTTGCTGTTCTATCCCAATCATTTAACAGTAATACAGTTATGCTACCAGAAATTAGTCCTGGAACTTTAATTAATAATCGATATCAGATTCAACAAGCACTCGGACGAGGAAGTTTCGGACGAACGACTCCATATTTTGTATTT from Planktothrix serta PCC 8927 encodes:
- a CDS encoding filamentous hemagglutinin N-terminal domain-containing protein, giving the protein MKLPLVRLSFFKSSILFYLLYSYPTTAQIIPDATLPINSRVVQQGNIHLIEGGTVAGTNLFHSFESFSIPTNGIGFFNNATEIQNIFSRVTGHSISNIDGLIQANGIANLFLINPNGVIFGPNAQLNIGGSFFGSTANSIWFADGLEFSATNPQITPLLSINVPLGLQYGTNPGRIMVQGSGHNLSQQQQPPGDIIRENRPDGLQVKDGQTLALVGGEVILQGGNLTAEGGRIEIGSVGSNSYVTLTHPGWVLGYEMVQNFQDITLRQAASVDVSGAASGNIQAQGRRLTLRDGSTFLALKTGDDSAGSITVKTSELVEAIGITPIDNLIPSGLLTVVSSTGTGIGGNIKIETGQLILQEGAQIGAGTRGEGQGGTLTVKAGELIDISGTQPNPRFPTGLFTNVQPGIRGNGGDXPFSAGLFHSQNLRSLNL
- a CDS encoding S-layer family protein, translated to MLIKASESVEVSGFAPESLSVSGIVTNVISPDATGNGGNLTIETRRLMVQDGAIVSVNTFGGGNSGSLTVRASESVELRGTRFNTRVSSGLLAGVVREDAKGGAGNITVETGRLTVQDGATITVSSENLQPAGTLKITADSINLENLGSISADTQAGGGSIELRSPILTLNNSRITTNATGGDSGGDINLQGQLLFLENNSTLTTNALGSNATGGNINLNLNNGFLVGLENSDITANAEQSRGGQIAINAQGIFGATPRTRAQLQTSLKTEEADALDPRQLPTSDITAISQQGGPQLEGIVTVNTPDFDPSSGLVELPVDVLDPTQLIARGCPATRGNSFTVTGRGGLPTLPTEPLHTNNIISVDWVTDNPLDQPENRQNLTSQPLEHHPLVEATGWMINDKNQVVLVASKPTATMNNFSPIPESCLKK
- a CDS encoding CHAT domain-containing protein, with product MKIRVQKIILAFLTGFFIAWGLMLFPAFPQSTSKLSDPQVLVEHSRERYQAGDFSEAVTILKQAIHDFKIQGNKQGQAIALSNLSLVFEKLGQLQTAYSYITESLNLLTHPEFPHSPKILAQSLEIRGQLELEMGSSEQALRSWKQAANIYEGINDSIAKIRIQINMAQAQQTLGMYRQAKATLEQVEDNLQTQPDSLMKAIALRSLGNVLQLVGDLETALIVLQKSQEIAENLQSPTEVSATLLSLGNTQKALGNRAQIPEYTTTIETITPLSCPPYSLNKDTLNHYNQAIQFYEKSALISPNIVTQTQAKINQLNSLLKLQQWADVKNLYLEIQLNLTKISPAQDSIYAQINLAHNLACFKQFTATDIPSWLEIAQTLTEAIQQAKNIGNQRLETYATGSLAGIYLKNNDIEQAQKLTQNALLLAQQIKAEDIAYLWYWQLGYLLKIQGDIKGAIICYNEAINILKSLRSDLVTLNPDIQFSFRDNVEPVYRQFVDLLLQTENNIPVSQNNLKQARDVIEALQLSELENFFREACLEARPQQIDEIVDKIDPTAAVIYPIILPNRLEIILKLPTDNEFYHFTTYKPETEVESHLEQLQQYLREPDRTNDVKKLSQEVYRWLIKPLETELEKKQIKTLVFILEGSLRNLPMSVLYDEKKQQYLIQKYAIAVAPGLQLVKPQPLPRRELYALIGGVSEERQIADKKFTALGNVKLELQEIKSEIHRSQQLLNQSFTEIDLKNKIESNPFSVVHLATHGQFSSNQDQTFILTWETLLKAKEFDQLLRLRDTNNSTAIELLVLSACQTAAGDKRATLGLAGIAVRAGARSTLATLWSVDDQSTTKLMSLFYQQFANINVTKAEALRRAQLMLLDEDEIPYFWSPYVLVGNWL